Sequence from the Drosophila innubila isolate TH190305 chromosome 3L unlocalized genomic scaffold, UK_Dinn_1.0 0_D_3L, whole genome shotgun sequence genome:
GATTAACATAACATCAGCTGGTTAGGACACTGTAAAATACCACTGTTAACTTTACAGCGAGGCGCTGTGACAAAGACTGTTAGCTTTACAGTGATTAtcagttcatttaaaatatgcaaatgaatttaaatttttttctttttcgacAACTGTTTTTGCAGTAAACAACTCATTTAGTTAACCATATCGAAAGTGCACTGTAGCACAACACAAATAGGGGCCATAAATAGGTCATAAAAACGGAAAATAAACAGCGACCGGCCGGTCAATCGATCCACTTGATGAACTTTGTACCTATCGCCTATCGCTTATCACTTTGCTGTTGTCTTCACGCATCACAGCTGTTAACTGATTATGTTAAGAATTATGCAAATGACAGGAACCTGTCAGAGAAATACGAACCTGTTCGGGTGCAATGATGCCGGGGCAGTTTGGTCCCACCAGGCGTGACTTGTCCTGGCTGATCAGCGCATGCTTCACCTTGACCATATCGTGCTGGGGCACGCCCTCCGTGATGCATACAATCAACGGAATTTCCGCTTCGAGCGCTTCAAtaatggcagcagcagcgccaggTGGTGGCACATAAATGACAGTGGCATGAGGATCGGTTGCCTTTTTGGCCTCGGCAACGGATGCAAAGACGGGCAGACCCAAATGTTGAGTGCCGCCCTTTTTGGGCGAAATGCCGCCAACGAGCTTGGTGCCATACTCCAGCGCCTGCTGGCTGTGAAAGGTGCCCTGTTTGCCGGTGAAGCCCTGGCAGATGACGCGCGAGTCGCCGTTGAGCTTCAGGTTTCCACGCGTCTTGTTGTATTGCGAGCCACAGCGTACGCTGGCAGTGAAGCCatctaacaaaataattaacaaataattgttatgaGAATTCCCAttgtcaaaaatttgtttgtttgctttgctttggtcACATGCGAACCTTGAACATGAACAAGCCTCCACCCACTCGCTCCCCTCGCATTCTTCCTCttcccatacacacacacacacacacattgcaaACTGCAGACACGTCTATTTACTGAGACTGCTTACTTAAATTTGGAcctaataaaaatcaaatgacgTTAACTGCCACTTGTTGCCACATTCTAATtcattcaattgttttttttttgtgcccaAAAATCGTTATATAATTTGCACACACATTTCGCTCTGAGATGGTTTCGCAATAGATTTTTCACTCACCTCGCACTTTAAGCAGCGCCCTCATTGAAGCAGccatattttgtgtgtgtttgctgttgttgctttcgctTGTGCGAGATctgtgcaattaattaattgcccCTGACTAAACTTGACCAGCGTTTCTGTTTAAAACGCGTTTAATTAATGCAGACCAGAGTTGCTGACTGTTGCACTGTTGCTAGCTTAGCTATTTTGTAGctagatctggctattttcagagttcgtttgctagaaaaatttcaaaattgctatttactgaaaatctggctattttaaatatatattcagctaagtTTTGCGATTATTAGttttggtaaaactgtgcaaagtccctgaataacaaatttaacagaaacagctattgttcccccccaaaacttgccagcactggtgtggaaggctgccacccggtCCAAAAATTGCCACTTCAGTAAAAAATTCCGATCTGGTTTGactattttaactttaaaaaataagccaatttccaaaaaaaagtattctGATTTTTTGTAccttttgcttaaattttttatttttagaattacattttgtaacttctcttcccgagggctgacgaacttcaaaccttcattaaaatgtttacatttattttgtctaatttcgaattttaaattttcatcaaatttattcatttatattgagatttttggattttttaatttgcaatttttatcagtgatgGGCGACAATATCGACTAAATAAGTTGACCCAGCGATAACAAAGATTAGTTGTCGAGTGTgagaacatttaaataaatgcactgATATCGAATTAATTTGTAACGCGATTTATCGACATCTCAATTCACAGCACTAATTCAAATCAATGTAActgtatttattcaaatttaagttaaaacaaTTACGATTTATTTGGCTTTGATGACTGAACCTTTATTTGAAACACTAAAGAAAGGACAGCTAATCTTTATTATGTCTtctactatatatacatatatatatgtttatatatattgccTCACTTCTGACATATTAGCCTAAtacaaaattgattaattaataaaaattatgaaaactaccacaaaatacaaaaacgtGTTCACTCACtacatatttcatttgtaaaCGTTTTAAAAACTGTGCTAAGGCCAGACAAAAATATCATTGTACtgttaatttcaattgattgctTTTCTTACTTTGAACGGAGGGCTAAATAACTCTTCAAGTCTTctgttttaaaatgaaaaatataaatgacatTCTTAAAATTTGCTTGACTGTTAACTATGTAAAATGCCAGCTAAGTACtttcaactaattaaaaagGTTCTCGCTCGGTAAAGCTTCCGGCTCCATGGCAGGCTCTGCTTCTTGGAACTCTTTGCGATTAAATGCATTATCCTCGCCGGACTGCAGACGCTGATAGACCAGGATTGACTTGCCGATGCGTGACTCCACAAACTGCAGGAGAGACGTGAGGTTAGGAGGTTTCGTGCCCAACGCCGAAGACCATTCGTTAAGCAGAGCCTGTGAATCGCTCAACTTGTTTACCTCAGCGTGCTCAATATTGTGCAGCAGCTTGTAGTTGGTTAGGAATTCGCTGATCTTGTCGCCGAGTGAATCGAAGAGCACCACATGGGAGGGAAGCGCAGTGCGGGGATGCACCGGAATGTGGGAGCGGAGCCAGTGCATTGGTGCGTCATAGAAGCGATCGGCCTCGTCCTTAAAGTTCTCCTGCTGCTTCAGATTGGGCTCGCAGGTCAGGAAGCGCATGGTAACATTTTCGTGAATGTGACTAAtgaaataatcaattttattaataatataaataaagttgtttaGGCAATTCTCACCTGTAATAAGGCGTGGAGTGGCAGGGCATCAGGAAGAGTATGTTTGCGCGATGATCACGCTCGTCACGGTAATCCTGGGCAATGTCCCGCAGCTTGGGCATCAGCTCAATGGGTCCCTTCTGGTGAATGGTACTGAAATACCAAGCAGGCAGCGCATTGAGCAACAGAATAAAGAAGGCTGCCAACCAGAGTTTAGTACGGGATGCCTTATAGCTCCAGCGGGAGAGAACATCCGATGCCACGTACAGACACAGTGGCTGCAATGAGGACACAAAACGCAGCTCCTTGTGCTCCACGGTGCTCAGTACCAACAGGGAGACCAGTATGGCAATCAACAACTGTTTGCTAACCGGAAACTTTTCAGTCTTCCGTACAGTTTGGATGAGGCCAAAGATGAAGGGCAGTGTATTGATGCCCAGCACTGTGGGCAGGCCAGATATAAAGTACCAATACCAAGGATGCGAGCCATAGAAGCTGCCAATGTTGTTGAAAATATTGTACTTGAGGAACTCCCACGGTGTCACCACCAACTGACCATGCCAGTAAGTATCAATGGCAATGCCAACTCCAGCAACGAGTAagctgcaaaaacaaaaggttTAATCCAAGGCACAGATAACAGTGATTGATTTCACTTACCCAATGACAAAGAAACGCTTGAGGATTAGCTCCAGCACGGACAAGCGGCTCTTGCGCAGATGATACACGGTCAATGGCAGCCAAATAATCGCCGCCGTGGGACGCAGGAAGCAACAGATGGCAGCTGGCCACAAATACGCCGTGCCCTCGCCATGCCAGGGAAAATAGCTAAGTGCGATGGTAATCAGTGAAGCCTCCAGTGTATTGGCCAGCGTGCGGGAACCCGTGTAGAAGGAGAACCAAGGCACGAGTATCAAAAACAATGCCCACTTGCGTTTGCCCGTCCAGACATAGAACCGATAGTCCGAGTAAGTGGTCAACAGTGCCTGCAATAAGCGTGGCAACAGCACCAGCAACTGGGCACTGTCCAGTTGCAGCAGCGCCAGCAATTTATAAAGAGCAGCGATGGCCAAGGGATAAACATAGCTGCGAATGCCTTGAACCCATTCCCAGGTCAGGTAACCATAGCTGCGGGGGgtcaaaatgtaaattacaaatatgcaTACACTCATAGTGAATCAAAGAAATATTGTCACACCAATAGTTATTAATGAAATTACTAAATATCAAACATCTGTATAAAGTGTGccaatacttttttgtttcactGTATTTCCATACTTCATCACTTACCCGAATGTCAGCTTGTGTGCCACCTCCAGACTCTGCCAATATTCATCCGGCACAAAATACGTTTTGACCACGAAAACGGATGCAAGACGAACGGCCAAAATCAGACCGAACACATAGAGAAGCCTCATTACagttgtattttattgttgttgttgttggcaccTAAAATCAATCGTTTTATTTAAGCTACTATTgtgtcattttttatttttaatttatgcatttatgtagatttatttattattctttatttgtGCGTATCTAACCTTAAATTTCGTTTGCGCTGCGTGTGAGTTGTGTTTTATAAGTGAAAAAAGTGCGTGTTTTGATGGAATTTATCCTATTTTAGCCAGAAAAACACGCATTTGGCGCGCTAGCGTTGTGAACCGAAAAAAATCTACTGAGGCGGCCTAAAAATAACGCGAACTGAAGAGCAAAGCAAAGAGTAAAAGTGACGCCGACATTGCCAGGGCTGCCAGATTGGAAATTTGGGAACCTTGGGAAAGGCTGCCACTCTTTATTTGTCAGACtgataagcaaaacaaacacgAAATTCGTAAGTAGAAAGACGAACAGAAAACGAAAAGGAAAAGGAAGTCAGGTGCGTACGTTATTTTCAAATAGCGTAAGCTGGCCAGAATGTCCGTGGTGACTCGGAGAGTGGCCGTCTGTCTACCAACATTGTTGCAGCATAGCAGCCGCCTCTCTATACGCATCGATTTGCCGCGCCGGACATTCACAGCCCACACAAAACGAAGCCGCATCATATTAAGGTCTGATGTAATAGGAAATGGCAGCAAATCTTTGGGACGGCGTTGTACCCATGGCAAGGGTGAGACAAGTCAGGACTTTACATTTATTCTGCTGCGCTGGTCCAAGCAGATATGGGACAAAATGTTTGGCAAATATCTGCTAATCACAAACGTTCTCGGCTCCGGTGTCTTGATGGTTGTGGGTGATGTCATTGCCCAGGAGTATGAGTATCGACATGGACTGCGGAAACAGGATCGCTACGATGGCGATCGCATGTATCGCATGTTTGTGGCAGGAGCATTGCAGGGACCACTGCATCATTATGTGTACAAGTGGATGGATCGTGTAATGCCACATCGCACGTTCATCAATATCTGCAAAAAGATTCTGATTGATCAACTGTTCATGTCGCCCGCCTGCATTCTAATATTCTTCTACTCGATCTGCTATCTGGAGCGTCAAACGTTGCAGGAAACGCATCAGGAGCTGATTGCCAAGTTTCCCTACATCTACCTCTTGGATTGGTTAACCTGGCCGGCAGCTCAGTATATTAACTTTCGTTACCTGGACACCAAATACCGTGTGGCCTTTGTCAACGTCTGCACGGCGGTCTACAACGTCCTAATGTCTTATATAAAGCACGACTTTGGCATCCATCTACCCTTGGAGCCCAATAATCTATCCGAAATCGCCCGTAATCCCCTCAAAAACCCCGAAACGGAAACCAAAGAAATAATCACAACGGCAAGCAAgacataattattaatatataattatctaACTAATTTATATTGCATTTTCCTGCTGTGTGATATCATCAAACAAAACTATGATACTAAATTTGTTAGTCATCGACGTACTTTTGTGCGTAATATCTATGCATATCATTAAAATGAGGCTAttagcaaaattatataaaagcaAACATGGTAGAAACTCAATAAAACTCTGTGTaccattttttaagtaatgtaTTGTATAactaattcattaatttaatatgcttTAAGACAAATTACATTGCActgagaaaaagagagagcggAGATTAAACCTAAAACCAAATCTACTCTGGCAATTTCATTACTTCAAGCAAAAAAAGTCACTCGAAAAagagtattatattatttttaattctaattaacTATCAAAACAAGTTTGTAGAACGAAAAATCGTAGTTttagttattataaaattacataaCTTATTTAAGCCTTTAAAGTTACTGGCTTATAAGAAAGAAACATGTAAACGAACACCATTTTTCAGTTATAAAGTAATGATAGAAATCTGTTCTTTATAAacctaaaaaaattataactttgcAAATGCCAGAGAAATTGTTAATacctttcttttttatttattcaatctcacgttattgttgttattaggCATTCTGTTAATTGTTGTCATAAAGATATAAActaatttcttaaaatctgAGACAGTGGTTGACTATTAAAATTGGCAacgttttgaaaaaattatgagACTTCGATGGTATGAAAATGATAAGCAGATTTAGATGTAAAATGACAATGTTAAGaatccatacatttttggaaatttGTCTTTGCTTGCTCAACAGCtcttgtatatttataaaatatatttctcatTGCCATAAGCTTATAATATGCTCTCAGTCACCGAGGAATCTTGAACATCCTGTTGCTGCTAGGCACACGGACTAGGATCTCATCTTTTCGTTTGGAAAATCATTCTTCACTTAATGACAATTGTTTCCACTGGCGGCGCCATGCCAAAGATGTGCTGTGCCAGCGTCAGATGCTCCTGCGTAATGAAGTTGGCCACCAGCGTGGGCACATTTTCATTGCAACGGGCAATTTGCTGTCGAATCAAGGACTTGAACTCATCCCTGGCACCCTTGTCGGCGCCGCGTGTGCCAATGCGACGTGGTTGGGCTGCTCCGGCGGCTGAAGTGCTGCCCGGTCCACCGCCGCTGGTTGGTGAACCAGTTAGCTCGAAGTTTGCATCATCCTGCTGCTGAGAGTTCCATATAAAGGCCAGTTCCTCGATGATATCAGTGGCAATGATGTAGTTGGACAATGTGTGTAAATTGAATGATTTGCGTTGCGTAATCAGGTTGCAGATATGTTGCTTTAGTAGTACATCTTTGTCCCCGCTGAGTTGCAGCAGCGCCAGCAGGTCCCCGAGCAGCCGATCCGAGCAGTTGGGTTCAAAGAGCATGCGACTCAGACGACTGACGATGGCACGAGTACAATATTGGATGAGGGCAATTCTGGTCAGTGGTAAAAAGATCATATGCCTATGACTCTTCAGGCTGATATTCTCCAGCAGTTGACCGCTGGTTGCGGGCAGCTCGGCGAGTATCTTAAGAATGCACTGGAATCCCTGAAGCTACAAGAGAGAAGGAATGAGTATTTGATAACTTTTTTTAGAGGGATTGAACTCACTGTCATGCTGCCCTGCATTAGATTGAGACTTAGTATTTGTAGACTCTGTACAAGCGTACTTTGTGTCGTCATGTCAGCCATTAGCTTGTTGGCCTCATCGCGATGGCCAAAATAAATGGCCAGATCGAACAGAAAGCGGGATATCCACGGCGCCAGTGGCAGCGCCAACATTAACTGACTGAAATCCCGCTGGAATTGTTCCGTGTTGAGCAGCTGCCAGCAACGGGCGGCGTGCAGAAAGGCCTCGGATAGCTCTTGACTTATGGCTGTGGTTGCCGAGAACTTTGGCGGTTCCATGCTCTGCACATCACCACCATCGGGCGTCCAGTCCATGCTCTGAACCTCACCTCCATCCGGCGTCCAGTCAATGAATCCCTCAACAAGTACGTGACTGACATCGGCGTCTTCAATGCGCAGTTTCCTTATATATCCATGCAGGGAGTAGATGAACAGTGTGGTGGCATAGAATAACACTTGGGAGCTGCCTGCCGGACTGCCACGCAGGATCTTGACCAGCTTATCCCAGTAGACATTCTGATTGACGTGCTTGCTAAAGGGCAAAAAGGGCTCCCAGCCCATCATTTGGCCACACAGCATGAGCACTTTGAATATGTTCTTCCAAGCCTCAATTGTGTCACATTTCTCATCGTCCATAATCTGTCGCAAATAATACTCCAAGGAGTTGGTGTACAGGCGACAGGCGAGCAGTGGCGACAACTCCGGCGGCTTGTTCTGTATCATTGGCAACACCTCCTCAACCAGCATGCGTTGATATAAATCCGGATCTGCCTTCATGCCCTCGGCCAGCATCTCCAGTAAACGTGGCGACTGTGTTGTAGCCGTTTTTGGGAACTTATTAAACATTAGTATATAACTATGAATGCATTGCTGCAAGTTGTCGCCACTGTTGTTGATGGTATGCACAAATATATTATGCTGCACTTCCGGCGTCAGGTGTTTGTACATCTTCACATAGAACTCCTGTTCCGGCGTGCTCTCACTTTCGTTGCGTAGCGCGTTAGTAAGGGCATTCACCTCCTGCCATAGCTCCGCATGCTGATTGGTAAAGTTGCAGGCACTGTAATTCATATCATGTAGAGAAACTTGCTATATAATTTTGGAAAATCTCACTTACATGACACTGAAACACTTTGCCGCCTCCTCGTAGTTCTTCCCATCGCGTTCCAGTAAGTACGCCTCGTACTGTACGTTAAATGCATTTGGATACAGCGTCTTGGCGGTTAGAATCCACGCCTTGGCCGAACTGGGATCACTTTTGCGCACACTTTGTGCTTGTTTTaccatataaatttcattttcctcAACCGAAGTCATCTCgggcataaaaataattgacgCCGGCTATTAGAGATgggaaaaacattaaaaatgtttactctACTGAGGCTAGTATGCTGGTAAGCAAGCACTAAGAGCACAAGCAATTGAGaacaagctgccagatcggaCAATAatgtagggtggcagccctcggtttattagttaaattttactttgtgcatattttaaaCCAAAATATGAACagtcataataaataatgttgttAATTTCGTAAATACGTGAAATAATTTGTGTAAGCGGTTCAAAGCTTGGGAAAGTGCTTGTAAACGGTTCGATTCGCGAGTGTGCAGTGTACTTTTGCAGTAACGCAGAAAGCTTTCAAGTCTTAATCAaatgaattgcattttatataaaaacatatatttaaaatgtttatgtaATGTGCATGTCATCAGAACCTACATAGCATAAAATGTCTGATCCAactaaaacaaacaaagacGCCGACAGCAAAGTCAGCGCGGACGCCGACGCGACAACTTCTGCGTCATCGTTGGGAgcctcagtcgcagtcgcgGTCGCAGTTGCTGCAGAGGAACTGGAACGTTagtaaactttaaaatattttcgtttgtgtaaatatatagattAGAAGTGTTACTTTTTATCATATTATTTACTTGTTTATGTATCGTAGCTTAATAACGATTGTTGCAAACTTTccatttgtataataatattaatattaattttgttttgatttttggtaTGGATCGTGTCCGAATAAGATCCACTAACTAatgtacatacagttagtatagtaattcttttgacaaaattaaaaatttaagcacttgattttgcaaaagaaaacattttggattttcaaaatgtttttattaaattcattgaCTAAGACtttataatgtttaaaataaaaagtattttgattttctattttttttttaaacttgaaaaataattataattttgggtttttataataaaaattaaaagaaagagttacattattatatttaaaaaatctaattatttttccataatttgtttttatcgaaaaataagagttaaaattaatttttttagttaaagttTATCCTGTTTTCAGGATACTGCATCCcgaaaaagtatatataattttccCACTCATCTAGATTAATTATTTCCGTTTGGATATTTTTATACTCAACTCTTAATTGCGAgtcttattaaaataaaaagattcattcgtcttaaatattttagtaataaattgtatattttgtcaaataaattacttgacatactgtatgcTTTGCCCATACATTCTTTTATCATTTCTCGTTACCTTTTGAGTCGTTACATTTGATTTCGTGTTTTATTGTAgtgtgtaattaatttattaaaaaaaaaaaaaagaaaacataaaatataaatgcacgTAGTCACACCATTTTTGGTATCGCatgccacatacacacacaggtTAGTTGCCTTTGATATCATTTTGCCTCGTTTTTTGTATACTAATCAATGTGTATCTCATAGACGCATTCCCAactaaaaaacacacacacaacatcgatgcaacaaccacaacaaaccCAACAACTTCAACAAGATCATGCACATGGTGCACTCATACCAAACCTTGCCTCATTACAGCGGCGACCGATGTAAAAGGCCAACAGGAGGAGGAACCGCTATGTCTGGAATATGCAACGCCAGATGCGGTGCCATTGCATCTCCGCCAGATGCTGGGTCAGCATACTGAAACGAAGATCTCCTCGGTCGAATTGCTGATGCTATTGATCTATTTGGTGGCCCTGGAGAGCGGATTTGTCGAGGACAACACGTATGTGGAGAAGCGAGATCAACTGAGGCCTGTGCCGGCCGTTGGTTGCTTTCATATCTACAATGTGCGTCTGCTTAGCCAGCAGTCGCCACAAACTATTCGAAAATCCGAGGATGCACCCTTTCGCATGGTCCTACGTACGCTATTGGATGAATCTGCCACACAGGAAGACTCAAATGTGTCCACACTACAATCTCACCTGATGGCCGTTGTGCTGGGTGACCTTCTCATGGTCACACTGAGCCCAGCGCCGCCTTCAAAGGAACCGGGACACAGCATTTGTCTGTCCATTGGACGCTTTGTGCTCAACGTGCAGCTGGAGCCGCTCTACAAGCGCTTCCGCAGACTGGACGAGCTGTCATTGCAGCTGCGTCAGAAGCTCTTTCAGCCAATGCGTGCCCAGCAGTTGTTGGCCCTGAAATTCTACCTGCATCCCTCGCTTTTGGGTCTGCCAGATGAGCTTTACAATGAAATCTTTCGATATTTGAatgtaaatcaattaaatattgtggCGAATGTCAATAGGCAGCTTTGCAACTACCGCAAATTGTTTAAACGGCATGATTAAcaagacttaaaaaaatatatgttgcTAAATTCTAAGTAATTTCTAAATTCTCAGTAAGAATTTGGCTATAAGAAGATCAGTTAATACAACATCtagctattatttttaagtgctTTGCTGGactgcataaaatataaattttagtgaaaaaatgaatgaaggaatatatgtttttttatgctCGAAAGAGCAAAAAGTTTATGGAGCAGGGCTAATAAATTATCAGTTTTAAGTAAGAGTTTAATTATAAGAACGAATGGATTGtttcagaaaatttaataaataaataaatattatattaaaataaaataaatacaaagccTATAAATCTAAACGCTATACAAAAACTAtccaaattatacaaaaactCCAGTTGCAAGTGGAATGCACTACTGTTGACCTTTGTCACCTCTTtatctcttgctctctctctctatttgtatgtatgcagTGGAGGCACCACCAACGCCCGGCGCGGAGTCCTGCGATTCGTATAACATCTTTGAGCCAACGCCATTGGACTGCATCAGCATTAAGAGCAGCGCCAGCAACTACCTCAATGATCACGATATCAACGGTAAGTAGAGTAGATAAACTCGCACTTTTTCTTATCGAAATACATAACTGGGAACGCCCCTAAAGCAGTCGACCCTTAACCACAGCACTGCAGAATTAGAAACAAGCAACGAGACCCACAAGTTGCGCCAACACATAGtgagttttccttttttttaatgcgcaCGCAAAATCAACAACCCACGCAAAACAGTGGCAGCTTCCCTCCCAAGGGAGTCCTCTTCTCATCCTCAATTTCGGGATATGCTTGCCACACAATTTGATGCTGACTGTCGCTTGTTCAGCTTTGCTGTGCGCCTGTTCCATGTTTGTATTATGATATCGACCAGCGTTATCAAGGGGGTAGCTACTACCCCGCATCCCGTACGATTTTCTCCTCTTTTTAtatccgttacttaaaaagtaagtaaaagggtatattgtgttcgttgtaatgtatgtaacagggagaaggaggcatctccgaccctataaagtgaatatattcttgatcagcatcaatagccgagtcgatatagccatgtccgtctgtccgtctgtccggctgtctgtctgtatgaacaaaaagTTCTTAGggactataagaggtagagtaaccaaatttggcacacagacttctatataccagCCCcagaaaatcgcgaaaaaccaccacacccacactttgtaagataatacagtatttatggtaaataacgttatctataatctcacttaaccgcagccagatcggacaagtagaacgagagtattagctaaccaaagttattaataaagttattatttcaatacaatcaacaaaaagtatgcagtagtttttgttaaattctttaaagttcttttatatatattgaaataagtaacgggtatcctatggtcgggatctcgactgtagcctttcccacttgtttgtttttttttttttggtcctGCGGGAACCATCGAAATTATCTTGCAACAACTTTATCAAAAGACCCAGtgacaaatacataaataaattacgagCACAACTTCGGCTGTTcgtattaaaa
This genomic interval carries:
- the LOC117787222 gene encoding mpv17-like protein 2 isoform X2; amino-acid sequence: MFGKYLLITNVLGSGVLMVVGDVIAQEYEYRHGLRKQDRYDGDRMYRMFVAGALQGPLHHYVYKWMDRVMPHRTFINICKKILIDQLFMSPACILIFFYSICYLERQTLQETHQELIAKFPYIYLLDWLTWPAAQYINFRYLDTKYRVAFVNVCTAVYNVLMSYIKHDFGIHLPLEPNNLSEIARNPLKNPETETKEIITTASKT
- the LOC117787221 gene encoding GPI mannosyltransferase 3 isoform X2 — translated: MRLLYVFGLILAVRLASVFVVKTYFVPDEYWQSLEVAHKLTFGYGYLTWEWVQGIRSYVYPLAIAALYKLLALLQLDSAQLLVLLPRLLQALLTTYSDYRFYVWTGKRKWALFLILVPWFSFYTGSRTLANTLEASLITIALSYFPWHGEGTAYLWPAAICCFLRPTAAIIWLPLTVYHLRKSRLSVLELILKRFFVIGLLVAGVGIAIDTYWHGQLVVTPWEFLKYNIFNNIGSFYGSHPWYWYFISGLPTVLGINTLPFIFGLIQTVRKTEKFPVSKQLLIAILVSLLVLSTVEHKELRFVSSLQPLCLYVASDVLSRWSYKASRTKLWLAAFFILLLNALPAWYFSTIHQKGPIELMPKLRDIAQDYRDERDHRANILFLMPCHSTPYYSHIHENVTMRFLTCEPNLKQQENFKDEADRFYDAPMHWLRSHIPVHPRTALPSHVVLFDSLGDKISEFLTNYKLLHNIEHAEFVESRIGKSILVYQRLQSGEDNAFNRKEFQEAEPAMEPEALPSENLFN
- the LOC117787222 gene encoding mpv17-like protein 2 isoform X1 codes for the protein MSVVTRRVAVCLPTLLQHSSRLSIRIDLPRRTFTAHTKRSRIILRSDVIGNGSKSLGRRCTHGKGETSQDFTFILLRWSKQIWDKMFGKYLLITNVLGSGVLMVVGDVIAQEYEYRHGLRKQDRYDGDRMYRMFVAGALQGPLHHYVYKWMDRVMPHRTFINICKKILIDQLFMSPACILIFFYSICYLERQTLQETHQELIAKFPYIYLLDWLTWPAAQYINFRYLDTKYRVAFVNVCTAVYNVLMSYIKHDFGIHLPLEPNNLSEIARNPLKNPETETKEIITTASKT
- the LOC117787219 gene encoding integrator complex subunit 10; amino-acid sequence: MPEMTSVEENEIYMVKQAQSVRKSDPSSAKAWILTAKTLYPNAFNVQYEAYLLERDGKNYEEAAKCFSVIACNFTNQHAELWQEVNALTNALRNESESTPEQEFYVKMYKHLTPEVQHNIFVHTINNSGDNLQQCIHSYILMFNKFPKTATTQSPRLLEMLAEGMKADPDLYQRMLVEEVLPMIQNKPPELSPLLACRLYTNSLEYYLRQIMDDEKCDTIEAWKNIFKVLMLCGQMMGWEPFLPFSKHVNQNVYWDKLVKILRGSPAGSSQVLFYATTLFIYSLHGYIRKLRIEDADVSHVLVEGFIDWTPDGGEVQSMDWTPDGGDVQSMEPPKFSATTAISQELSEAFLHAARCWQLLNTEQFQRDFSQLMLALPLAPWISRFLFDLAIYFGHRDEANKLMADMTTQSTLVQSLQILSLNLMQGSMTLQGFQCILKILAELPATSGQLLENISLKSHRHMIFLPLTRIALIQYCTRAIVSRLSRMLFEPNCSDRLLGDLLALLQLSGDKDVLLKQHICNLITQRKSFNLHTLSNYIIATDIIEELAFIWNSQQQDDANFELTGSPTSGGGPGSTSAAGAAQPRRIGTRGADKGARDEFKSLIRQQIARCNENVPTLVANFITQEHLTLAQHIFGMAPPVETIVIK
- the LOC117787221 gene encoding GPI mannosyltransferase 3 isoform X1 codes for the protein MRLLYVFGLILAVRLASVFVVKTYFVPDEYWQSLEVAHKLTFGYGYLTWEWVQGIRSYVYPLAIAALYKLLALLQLDSAQLLVLLPRLLQALLTTYSDYRFYVWTGKRKWALFLILVPWFSFYTGSRTLANTLEASLITIALSYFPWHGEGTAYLWPAAICCFLRPTAAIIWLPLTVYHLRKSRLSVLELILKRFFVIGLLVAGVGIAIDTYWHGQLVVTPWEFLKYNIFNNIGSFYGSHPWYWYFISGLPTVLGINTLPFIFGLIQTVRKTEKFPVSKQLLIAILVSLLVLSTVEHKELRFVSSLQPLCLYVASDVLSRWSYKASRTKLWLAAFFILLLNALPAWYFSTIHQKGPIELMPKLRDIAQDYRDERDHRANILFLMPCHSTPYYSHIHENVTMRFLTCEPNLKQQENFKDEADRFYDAPMHWLRSHIPVHPRTALPSHVVLFDSLGDKISEFLTNYKLLHNIEHAEVNKLSDSQALLNEWSSALGTKPPNLTSLLQFVESRIGKSILVYQRLQSGEDNAFNRKEFQEAEPAMEPEALPSENLFN
- the LOC117787244 gene encoding protein nutcracker: MPHTHTDAFPTKKHTHNIDATTTTNPTTSTRSCTWCTHTKPCLITAATDVKGQQEEEPLCLEYATPDAVPLHLRQMLGQHTETKISSVELLMLLIYLVALESGFVEDNTYVEKRDQLRPVPAVGCFHIYNVRLLSQQSPQTIRKSEDAPFRMVLRTLLDESATQEDSNVSTLQSHLMAVVLGDLLMVTLSPAPPSKEPGHSICLSIGRFVLNVQLEPLYKRFRRLDELSLQLRQKLFQPMRAQQLLALKFYLHPSLLGLPDELYNEIFRYLNVNQLNIVANVNRQLCNYRKLFKRHD